Proteins from one Podospora pseudoanserina strain CBS 124.78 chromosome 1, whole genome shotgun sequence genomic window:
- the YEY2 gene encoding Valine--pyruvate aminotransferase (COG:E; EggNog:ENOG503NVUW), whose product MAPTTSDKTISNSINTSPTSPLQDVTNQTLDPERGASSSKKELINFLRGWPSPSLLSSSILQAASTALLSDPSLFVPALQYGPDPGYQPLREELAVWLEKQYSTSTKSEEICITGGASQGLACVLASFTDPSYTQTVWASAPCYYLACPIFEDAGFGPGRIKAVPEDQQGGIDIDLLDTLLQKHEAQHHQPTHKGAERKNAGPYRKHYHHVVYLVSTCSNPSGTTMTLEKRNRLVKVARRHDVLVVSDDVYDFLQWPILPASPSSDLGPLLPRLSDIDLSLGPSELATSSGKWFGNVISNGSFSKLLGPGLRTGWVHGTPDFVMGLSQTGATRSGGAASQFAAALLAEVMKAGELERHLQETVRPSLRRRHELIMETIKQELGALGVTVAAQDGDRFGGYFVWLTLPGGLDARVVAQKARQEEELIVAEGEMFEVRGDEEGAKFTRNIRLSFSWEEEHKITEGLRRLGRVLRGLSGETR is encoded by the exons ATGGCGCCAACAACATCTGATAAGACGATTTCAAACTCCATAAACACCTCACCCACGTCACCATTACAAGACGTCACTAATCAGACACTCGACCCTGAAAGGGGTGCTTCCAGTTCCAAGAAGGAGCTCATCAACTTTCTCAGAGGCTGGCCCTCCCCGTCCTTGTTATCTTCCTCCATTTTACAGGCCGCCTCGACGGCGCTCCTCTCTGACCCCTCCCTGTTCGTTCCTGCCTTGCAATACGGCCCAGACCCGGGGTACCAGCCTCTCAGAGAAGAATTGGCTGTCTGGCTGGAGAAGCAATATTCAACCAGCACCAAGAGCGAGGAGATATGCATCACCGGCGGCGCGAGTCAGGGGTTGGCATGTGTGCTGGCTAGTTTTACTGACCCGTCTTACACCCAGACTG TATGGGCGTCGGCGCCATGCTACTACCTCGCTTGTCCCATCTTTGAGGATGCCGGGTTTGGTCCAGGACGCATAAAAGCCGTGCCAGAGGACCAGCAAGGGGGCATTGATATCGACTTGCTGGACACTTTGCTTCAAAAGCACGAggcccagcaccaccagccaactCACAAAGGAGCAGAAAGGAAAAACGCCGGCCCCTACAGAAAGCACTACCACCATGTTGTCTACCTTGTTTCGACGTGCTCCAACCCTTCTGGGACGACCATGACGCTGGAGAAGAGAAACCGACTGGTCAAAGTCGCCAGAAGGCACGATGTGCTGGTCGTGAGTGATGATGTCTACGACTTTTTACAATGGCCTATCCTGCCAGCCTCCCCCTCGTCTGACCTCGGCCCGTTGCTCCCGCGCCTCTCAGACATTGACTTGTCATTGGGTCCCTCAGAGCTCGCAACAAGCTCTGGGAAATGGTTCGGCAACGTTATTTCCAACGGCTCTTTCTCCAAACTGCTGGGACCCGGTCTCAGGACGGGGTGGGTTCACGGCACGCCAGACTTCGTCATGGGGCTGTCCCAGACGGGGGCGACCAGGTCGGGAGGCGCGGCCAGCCAGTTTGCTGCTGCGTTGTTGGCTGAAGTGATGAAGgctggggagttggagaggcaTCTGCAGGAAACGGTCAGGCCCAGTCTGCGGAGACGACATGAGCTCATCATGGAAACGATCAAGCAGGAGTTGGGAGCGTTGGGGGTGACGGTGGCTGCGCAGGATGGGGATAGGTTTGGGGGGTATTTTGTTTGGTTGACTTTGCCGGGGGGGCTTGACGCAAGGGTGGTGGCGCAAAAGGCCaggcaagaggaggagttgatcGTGGCAGAGGGGGAGATGTTTGAGGTGAggggagatgaggaagggGCGAAGTTTACGCGGAATATCAGGTTGAGTTTctcttgggaggaggagcacaAGATCACAGAGGGGTTAAGGAGATTGGGGCGTGTGTTGAGGGGTTTGTCAGGCGAGACTCGATAG
- a CDS encoding hypothetical protein (EggNog:ENOG503P08K), translating to MMATESPKQRSDEATITSDAQPSTKVDTNPENVDVNRTHINGASTDDLANKHISDIIDDLVNSAEVSVSGGSDNEASKDGSKGKEDGAGHPRPSSTIKKPAPFKAISVNKTFLHQKGTAPPAQTKPLEKPTVTLSSSPTPSSTLSSSRPRLVAKTGSGLVAKSSGANGGKSGSAPDANAVWNKNRPAPPPEPKKYTDEELKKYGIHMASRLGPEDIKGENNWADIEDDDEDWTPEAIVWADGTKTTIPHIDDHHAMPASASAPQAAQTASTGELAVRQASRESESSAKTKASALVAPPATAPGPGPAPKTHVLGGGKGLVLKGAPEKPTLVAKPPPPPAAIKSPWATIPKVDKVSPIAAPDVSGPPVSRYPPRDPALSGDARLAPKEIAADDFSRAPWRDGPPHSNRELYNSQSGRYEPVSDRRGTVRSDVPPGRQPAVLHRPAHYDQQGPFEPSGPYQGARDIEQPGPYGRRRGSSNVSGGSGVLHRLKTLEHPMPPPELINARRGSMTVGSDGPASPRNFSPSGGPRHPQGWAPRASPAMTHAIPYHQAPSVASVQDAAPAAIQQSPLVPAASLVGVTEQDIELQKKLMRERRELALKRRQEQEAREEAERKERIRAKLEAMGPAPESKSAKMAAAKDHPPAPAQPREPVTQKPTETHEPKPKEDVDPGAAPELERKPEALPNGSPVQTLATLNSIDAQPHTHAHPWPSTGKPVERYQATPTWGPPQAGPAKNVWGAPNNNRTLGNGTFVSDLGTTQLPHQLSSKSGPGPIAPPTSVRGAMAPTTRLPPIGPPRPGPRSEQAHGGNASEPRQTASSAWTNSASTIGLQDELFAKMLGDSASERERRLKESGRGLNDQPPIKDTWRPTKLDADGRRIEAAPKQTVKIGSEHAWGAAAEVKATASQQEPSASSNGPAEYGHLTQSTINTRDISTTSILGVPTAPQHARGSRFFPPSRDVRLGSSMEVSRPKSPSPPPPDMVGHPAFDGDVAHPHVSLPRPQPVVRLPPSASSDRRSATAVGQGKSHVPSFAWAKEAAYKESEHPPAGSNAGNRRPSFNKPESAWQARFDNLLGGRKAHSVNPRSPGLRFGDEPVHMASEPWPSSPFSHPSSPLSGKDGSVTTKGMAEDCFEEQEMGSLPPVRIPNTVSEAAWQPSPTPKPLPKKLYAVPSSADSITFPVPMSGAGTIWCVSFPGTERKEIVVPYGRNRSNPRRGGPRGGRNTTAPHYRQGGKGRDTPSSSVDQGSSSTGANPSHSRGSRGSYRGRDNWSRNTPAPIQT from the exons ATGATGGCCACTGAGTCACCAAAACAACGATCCGATGAAGCTACCATAACTTCTGACGCCCAACCC TCCACCAAGGTCGACACTAACCCGGAAAATGTCGACGTCAACCGAACGCACATAAATGGCGCCTCGACCGACGACCTTGCAAACAAGCATATATCCGACATTATCGATGATCTTGTGAACTCGGCCGAAGTCAGTGTTAGTGGAGGGTCCGACAACGAGGCGTCTAAAGATGGctccaagggcaaggaggaCGGCGCCGGTCATCCTAGACCTTCGTcgaccatcaagaagccagCGCCATTCAAGGCGATCAGTGTCAATAAGaccttcctccaccaaaagGGCACGGCGCCTCCTGCTCAGACCAAGCCGCTGGAGAAACCTACCGTcaccctcagctcctccccgACCCCATCCAGCACTTTGAGTTCATCTCGACCCCGATTGGTTGCCAAGACCGGAAGTGGCTTGGTTGCAAAGTCCTCTGGCGCAAACGGAGGGAAGTCGGGATCGGCTCCAGACGCAAACGCAGTCTGGAACAAGAATCGAC CCGCACCCCCACCGGAGCCCAAGAAATATACGGATGAAGAACTTAAGAAGTATGGCATCCATATGGCGAGCCGCCTTGGGCCCGAGGACATCAAAGGGGAGAATAACTGGGCAGATAtagaagatgacgacgaggattGGACCCCCGAGGCCATCGTTTGGGCTGACGGAACGAAAACTACCATCCCACATATCGATGACCATCATGCAATGCCAGCTTCTGCTTCCGCGCCCCAGGCAGCGCAAACAGCATCAACGGGCGAGTTGGCTGTCCGGCAAGCATCACGAGAAAGTGAGAGTTCAGCCAAAACGAAAGCCTCGGCCCTTGTTGCCCCACCGGCTACTGCTCCCGGTCCTGGTCCCGCACCTAAGACCCATGtacttggtggtggtaagggTCTGGTGTTGAAGGGTGCTCCCGAGAAACCAACGCTTGTAGCGAAgccgcctcccccgcccgCCGCGATAAAGTCTCCATGGGCTACAATACCAAAGGTCGACAAGGTCTCGCCGATAGCAGCACCAGATGTGTCTGGCCCGCCAGTTTCCAGATACCCTCCACGTGATCCCGCCCTTTCTGGCGACGCTCGCCTGGCGCCCAAGGAGATCGCTGCCGATGATTTTAGTAGGGCCCCATGGCGCGATGGTCCACCGCACAGCAACAGAGAATTGTACAACTCGCAGTCTGGCCGCTATGAACCCGTTTCTGATCGCCGGGGTACGGTACGCTCTGATGTGCCACCGGGTCGACAACCAGCGGTCTTGCACCGGCCTGCGCATTATGACCAGCAAGGGCCTTTTGAACCTTCTGGTCCATACCAGGGAGCCAGGGATATTGAACAGCCTGGGCCTTATGGCCGACGCCGTGGATCGTCCAATGTTAGTGGCGGTAGCGGAGTCCTGCACCGGCTTAAGACTCTCGAGCATCCGATGCCACCCCCAGAGCTCATCAACGCAAGACGTGGGTCTATGACAGTCGGCAGCGATGGCCCAGCTTCGCCACGCAACTTTTCACCGTCCGGCggtcctcgtcatccccaaGGCTGGGCTCCCCGAGCTTCTCCTGCGATGACACATGCCATTCCATATCATCAGGCACCATCCGTGGCCAGTGTACAGGATGCTGCCCCCGCAGCCATCCAACAATCCCCACTTGTTCCCGCGGCAAGCCTTGTTGGTGTTACTGAGCAGGATATCGAATTGCAGAAGAAATTGATGAGGGAAAGGCGCGAGCTTGCCCTGAAGCGtcgtcaagaacaagaagcgAGAGAGGAGGCCGAAAGAAAAGAGCGCATTCGCGCAAAGTTGGAAGCGATGGGTCCTGCCCCTGAATCTAAGAGCGCCAAGATGGCCGCCGCCAAGGAccaccctccagctccagctcaaCCCCGTGAGCCTGTCACGCAAAAGCCCACAGAGACTCATGAGCCCAAGCCgaaggaggatgtcgatCCGGGTGCTGCACCCGAACTCGAACGGAAGCCTGAAGCTCTGCCAAATGGATCACCGGTGCAAACCCTGGCAACTCTGAACAGCATCGACGCACAGCCGCACACCCACGCCCACCCTTGGCCGAGCACAGGCAAGCCCGTTGAGCGCTATCAAGCGACTCCCACCTGGGGCCCTCCACAAGCTGGACCTGCTAAAAACGTTTGGGGCGCTCCGAATAACAATCGCACTCTGGGCAACGGTACATTTGTTTCTGATTTGGGTACTACACAACTCCCGCATCAGCTTTCGAGTAAATCTGGACCTGGTCCTATAGCACCGCCAACCAGCGTACGCGGGGCAATGGCTCCTACAACTCGTTTGCCGCCGATTGGGCCCCCGAGACCTGGACCCCGGAGTGAACAAGCTCATGGAGGAAATGCATCAGAGCCCAGGCAGactgcctcctccgcctggACTAACAGCGCCAGCACGATAGGCTTACAAGATGAACTGTTTGCCAAGATGCTGGGCGATTCCGCCTCAGAGCGGGAGCGTCGTCTCAAAGAATCTGGTCGTGGATTGAATGACCAACCGCCTATCAAGGATACTTGGCGCCCAACGAAACTTGATGCTGACGGCAGGCGGATAGAAGCTGCCCCAAAGCAGACGGTCAAGATTGGCTCTGAACATGCTTGGGGCGCCGCTGCCGAGGTGAAGGCCACGGCCTCTCAGCAAGAGCCGTCGGCGTCGAGCAATGGCCCGGCCGAGTACGGCCACCTTACCCAGAGTACTATCAATACTCGGGATATCTCGACAACTTCGATCCTCGGTGTCCCGACTGCACCCCAGCATGCTCGTGGGTCTCGTttcttccccccttcccgtGACGTTCGTCTTGGGAGTAGCATGGAAGTTTCTCGGCCCAAGtcaccgtctcctcctccaccagacATGGTGGGTCACCCTGCCTTCGATGGGGATGTTGCCCATCCCCACGTGTCTCTGCCTCGTCCTCAACCCGTTGTTCGACTTCCTCCATCCGCATCTAGCGACAGGAGAAGCGCCACAGCCGTTGGCCAAGGCAAATCCCACGTTCCAAGTTTCGCTTGGGCCAAAGAAGCTGCTTACAAGGAGTCTGAACACCCCCCCGCTGGATCAAACGCAGGCAATCGTCGGCCATCATTCAACAAACCGGAGAGTGCCTGGCAGGCAAGGTTTGACAATCTGCTCGGTGGGCGCAAGGCTCACTCTGTCAACCCCAGGTCGCCCGGCCTCAGATTCGGAGATGAACCTGTCCACATGGCTTCCGAGCCATGGCCTAGTTCACCTTTCTCTCACCCCTCTTCACCGCTCTCTGGCAAGGATGGATCCGTAACCACAAAGGGGATGGCGGAAGACTGCTttgaggagcaagagatGGGATCGTTGCCACCAGTGAGGATTCCTAACACAGTATCCGAAGCGGCATGGCAGCCGTCTCCCACGCCTAAACCTCTCCCGAAGAAACTTTATGCAGTTCCTTCGAGTGCTGATTCCATCACTTTCCCGGTGCCCATGTCCGGGGCTGGCACTATATGGTGCGTGTCCTTTCCCGGAAccgagaggaaggagattgTGGTTCCCTACGGGCGGAACCGCAGCAACCCCCGCCGTGGTGGTCCGCGTGGTGGCCGGAACACCACTGCACCCCATTACAGGCAAGGAGGCAAGGGACGAGATACACCATCGTCCTCTGTTGATCAAGGCTCGAGCTCCACGGGTGCCAATCCCTCGCATAGTCGAGGAAGTCGTGGCAGCTATCGCGGGCGTGACAATTGGTCTCGTAACACCCCAGCACCCATTCAAACATAG
- the ATP17 gene encoding ATP synthase f chain, mitochondrial precursor (EggNog:ENOG503P4M2; COG:S; BUSCO:EOG09265FTN), protein MSFVTRRALSTLIPPKVASPKAIGANPDAVRMQRVVNFYSKLPRGSAPEVKPTGLLGRYQAKYFGKNPSAAPIVHAILLVLITGYAQNYYFHLRHHKNNAH, encoded by the exons ATGAGCTTTGTCACTCGCCGGGCGCTTTCgaccctcatcccccccaag GTCGCTTCCCCCAAG GCCATTGGTGCCAACCCCGATGCCGTCCGCATGCAGCGTGTCGTCAACTTCTACTCCAAACTTCCCCGTGGCTCCGCCCCTGAGGTCAAGCCCACCGGTCTCCTCGGAAGATATCAGGCCAAGTACTTTGGCAAGAACCCCAGTGCTGCGC CCATCGTCCACGCCATTCTCCTGGTCCTGATCACTGGTTACGCCCAGAACTACTACTTCCACCTTC GTCACCACAAGAACAACGCCCACTAA